The following are encoded together in the Phaseolus vulgaris cultivar G19833 chromosome 9, P. vulgaris v2.0, whole genome shotgun sequence genome:
- the LOC137822062 gene encoding protein NUCLEAR FUSION DEFECTIVE 4-like, translating to MGSDWSWSRSKWTGLVAAVWIQAISGNNYTFSNYSDALKSLMHLTQLQLNNLSVAKDVGKAFGLLAGLASDKFPTWLILLIGSLEGLVGYGVQWLVVSQRIQPLPYSQMCIFLCLGGNSTTWMNTAVLVTCIRNFRRNRGPVSGILKGYVGLSTAIFTNLCSALFADDPALFVLMLALIPFVVCLSGIFFLREIPPAAVEDEEESTYFGVFNAVAVVVAVYLLAFGFVPNPSALVSRAFSVGLLVLLAAPLGIPVHVYLKERGPDLEGRGEEPLLRGNDKGNECEVERGNVFAKHAEAAGVGKSGPAVGEEHTVWEALRTVDFWILFVSFLCGVGTGLAVMNNMGQIGLALGYSDVSLFVSLTSIWGFFGRIVSGSVSEHFIKKAGTPRPLWNAASQILMAVGYILLAMAMPGSLYIGSIMVGICYGVRLAITVPTASELFGLKYYGLIYNILILNLPLGSFLFSGLLAGILYDMEATTTTGGGNTCVGAHCYRLVFVVMTAACVVGFFLDVVLSIRTKMVYNKISLSKNSKKNSVT from the exons ATGGGCAGTGATTGGAGTTGGAGCAGGAGCAAATGGACTGGATTGGTGGCGGCGGTGTGGATTCAAGCCATATCCGGCAACAACTACACTTTCTCAAATTACTCCGACGCTCTGAAATCCCTCATGCATCTAACGCAACTCCAGCTCAACAATCTGTCGGTGGCGAAGGACGTTGGGAAGGCATTTGGGCTTCTTGCTGGGCTGGCTTCTGACAAATTCCCCACTTGGCTCATTCTCCTCATCGGCTCTCTCGAAGGTCTCGTCGGCTATGGCGTTCAGTGGCTCGTCGTCAGCCAAAGAATCCAACCCCTCCCCTACTCCCAG ATGTGCATATTTCTCTGCTTGGGTGGCAACAGCACAACATGGATGAACACGGCGGTTCTAGTCACCTGCATCCGAAACTTCCGCCGCAACAGAGGCCCTGTTTCCGGCATTCTCAAAGGCTATGTCGGACTGAGTACTGCCATATTCACCAACCTCTGCTCTGCTCTCTTCGCCGACGACCCTGCTTTGTTTGTCCTCATGCTCGCTCTCATCCCATTCGTTGTTTGCCTCTCCGGAATCTTTTTCCTCCGTGAGATTCCTCCCGCCGCCGTAGAGGACGAGGAGGAGTCCACTTATTTCGGGGTCTTCAACGCCGTTGCCGTCGTCGTCGCTGTTTACCTCTTGGCCTTCGGCTTCGTGCCGAACCCTAGCGCGTTGGTGTCTCGAGCTTTCTCTGTCGGTTTGCTTGTTCTGTTGGCGGCGCCGTTGGGAATCCCGGTCCACGTTTACTTGAAGGAGCGTGGACCGGACTTGGAGGGGCGGGGTGAAGAACCGTTGCTCCGCGGAAACGACAAGGGGAATGAATGTGAGGTGGAGAGAGGAAATGTATTTGCAAAACACGCGGAGGCGGCGGGGGTGGGGAAGAGTGGACCGGCGGTGGGGGAGGAGCACACGGTATGGGAGGCACTGAGAACGGTGGATTTTTGGATTTTGttcgtgtcgtttctttgcggGGTTGGAACAGGTTTGGCGGTTATGAATAATATGGGTCAAATCGGGTTGGCGCTGGGTTATTCGGATGTGTCCCTCTTTGTGTCTTTGACAAGTATTTGGGGCTTTTTCGGTCGGATCGTCTCGGGTTCTGTTTCGGAGCACTTCATCAA GAAAGCGGGAACTCCTAGACCCCTTTGGAATGCAGCGTCTCAAATTTTGATGGCCGTGGGATACATACTCCTGGCCATGGCTATGCCAGGTTCACTTTACATAGGCTCCATTATGGTTGGCATATGCTACGGCGTGAGGCTAGCCATCACTGTACCAACAGCCTCCGAGTTATTTGGCCTCAAATACTATGGACTCATTTACAACATTCTAATCCTTAACCTTCCCCTTGGTTCTTTCCTCTTTTCTGGTCTGCTAGCTGGCATTCTGTATGATATGGAGGCAACTACCACCACAGGAGGTGGCAACACTTGTGTTGGAGCTCATTGTTACAGACTAGTGTTCGTAGTTATGACTGCAGCCTGTGTTGTTGGGTTCTTCTTAGACGTTGTCCTATCAATCAGGACCAAGATGGTTTACAACAAGATCTCCTTGAGCAAAAACTCCAAGAAAAACTCAGTCACATAA